One region of Terricaulis silvestris genomic DNA includes:
- a CDS encoding PaaI family thioesterase, whose translation MSDDVSAPALFDIPEGYAALDWRRGFVRQIGPLYRRQNNGAFTMGFRVEEHHTNGMTNAHGGMLMTFADMAWGHIVSVETSSYWVTVRLTLDFLSSAHIGDWVEGGGEVLSTADDLYVVRGKIWAGDRLLITGTGVFKPIQRRDPRPGEKAYVTPA comes from the coding sequence ATGTCCGACGACGTTTCAGCGCCAGCACTCTTTGACATTCCCGAAGGCTACGCCGCGCTGGATTGGCGGCGCGGCTTCGTGCGCCAGATCGGCCCGCTCTATCGCCGCCAGAACAATGGCGCCTTCACCATGGGTTTTCGCGTCGAGGAGCATCACACCAACGGCATGACCAACGCCCATGGCGGCATGCTGATGACTTTCGCGGACATGGCATGGGGGCACATCGTCTCGGTCGAGACGTCATCCTATTGGGTGACGGTGCGCCTGACCTTGGACTTCCTCTCAAGCGCCCATATTGGCGACTGGGTCGAGGGCGGGGGCGAAGTGCTCTCGACCGCCGACGACCTCTACGTCGTGCGCGGCAAGATCTGGGCGGGGGATCGATTGCTGATCACCGGCACCGGCGTGTTCAAACCGATCCAGCGCCGTGACCCCCGCCCCGGCGAGAAGGCCTACGTCACGCCTGCTTAG
- a CDS encoding glycosyltransferase has product MRRRVLFLINSLEGGGAERVMSTLLRHSAAERDGYDILLGLLDDLPAAYSVPDWVDVRQLDGRRSFLSSVMSVRRLVADVRPHATLSFLTRSNMANVLNARAPCVISERANTSAHFPAGPRGALSRAMVRAVYPRATRVIAVSEGVAEDLRDNFGVRADRMVAIPNPVDANAIRAKAAEPSAIGVDGPYILAAGRLVKSKNFSMLIRAFASTDSDWTLVIAGEGPEREALTRLAAECGAAKRILLPGFVTNPYPLMRAADVFVLSSNAEGFPNALVEAMALGIPVIATNCASGPSEILAEGPRAQIGGLTLARHGILVDPNAVEQMSEAISRMRDPDVRRTYGAKAAVRAQVYSPESVKDRYWAVIREVLA; this is encoded by the coding sequence ATGCGCAGACGGGTCCTTTTCCTGATCAACTCGCTCGAGGGTGGCGGCGCCGAACGCGTGATGTCCACCTTGCTGCGCCACTCGGCGGCCGAGCGCGATGGGTACGACATCCTGCTTGGGTTGCTGGACGATCTGCCGGCGGCGTATTCCGTGCCGGATTGGGTCGATGTGCGCCAGCTCGATGGCCGAAGATCGTTTCTGTCCAGCGTGATGTCGGTGCGACGGCTCGTGGCTGACGTACGCCCGCACGCGACGCTGAGTTTTTTAACGCGCTCGAACATGGCCAACGTCCTGAACGCGCGCGCGCCGTGCGTGATCAGCGAGCGCGCCAACACATCGGCGCATTTCCCAGCCGGGCCGCGCGGCGCACTTTCTCGTGCCATGGTGCGCGCCGTTTACCCGCGCGCCACGCGCGTCATTGCAGTGTCAGAGGGTGTGGCGGAGGACCTGCGCGACAATTTCGGCGTGCGCGCCGATCGCATGGTTGCGATCCCCAATCCAGTCGATGCTAACGCCATTCGCGCCAAAGCGGCCGAGCCGTCGGCGATTGGCGTCGATGGCCCCTACATCCTCGCTGCCGGGCGTCTGGTGAAGTCGAAGAACTTCTCCATGCTGATCCGCGCTTTCGCATCGACAGATAGCGACTGGACGTTGGTTATCGCGGGGGAGGGGCCGGAACGCGAAGCGCTCACGCGGCTGGCGGCGGAGTGCGGTGCGGCGAAGCGCATCTTGCTGCCTGGCTTCGTCACAAATCCGTATCCCCTGATGCGCGCCGCAGACGTGTTCGTGCTCTCGTCCAACGCCGAGGGCTTTCCGAACGCGCTGGTTGAGGCAATGGCTTTGGGGATCCCCGTCATAGCAACGAATTGCGCGTCGGGGCCGTCGGAGATTCTGGCGGAAGGGCCGCGTGCCCAAATCGGCGGCCTGACCTTGGCGCGGCACGGCATCCTCGTTGACCCCAACGCGGTCGAGCAGATGAGCGAGGCCATTAGCCGCATGCGCGATCCTGATGTGCGGCGGACTTATGGCGCCAAGGCTGCTGTACGGGCGCAGGTCTATAGCCCGGAATCGGTCAAGGACCGCTATTGGGCCGTCATCCGTGAGGTGCTTGCATGA
- a CDS encoding O-antigen ligase family protein — MEEYRALLSPSLPMAILLGVTALTGFFVLSAMGRVRNSAGIFVIGASWLRYVMSAFHEIVYRPLAAGMSGNAVASIGIFFVGLMNINWRHLALKLLVPFYVVIFIALASALANRSLDAGAITVLTKYGYLLVMTLGVFGAMQRSRNGDFMAALLWAFAPALIFQAASVVLRIGKATELTAGSVSYIGGYNHEAAFSVILITCLTVTCFAERVRPVVKNGLIIACVAGLVLANYRTALVAVAPLLLFYLGATSLQRFPFRDRPFVISALIVMGGVALGLASILFAERFQDVGIAASGDVNFFKPPEAYSVEESRLLSGRPRIWSMYIFGWLRGDLLQHIIGFGPESGSKAYVVYAHNTLIGALYEYGLVGLAGLLFLWLSMLAAALRVQHRQRGVLVGAHMTFLLLNMSTMPMWMIEGNILYGIICGYTLYLLSLQSRAQARVSQPQQQPPAPQLAG; from the coding sequence ATGGAAGAGTATCGCGCACTGCTTTCGCCATCACTGCCGATGGCCATCCTTTTGGGCGTCACTGCCTTAACCGGTTTCTTTGTGCTGAGCGCGATGGGCCGGGTACGCAACAGCGCCGGCATTTTCGTGATCGGCGCCTCGTGGCTTCGGTACGTCATGTCGGCGTTCCACGAGATCGTTTATCGGCCTCTCGCCGCGGGCATGTCGGGCAACGCGGTCGCCTCCATCGGCATCTTCTTCGTGGGGCTCATGAACATCAACTGGCGCCACCTGGCGCTGAAGCTGCTCGTGCCCTTCTACGTCGTGATCTTCATTGCGCTGGCGAGCGCGCTTGCGAACCGCTCACTCGACGCCGGTGCAATCACGGTGCTGACGAAGTACGGCTACCTGCTGGTGATGACGCTGGGCGTATTCGGCGCCATGCAACGCTCGCGCAACGGCGACTTCATGGCAGCCCTGCTCTGGGCCTTCGCGCCGGCGCTGATCTTCCAGGCGGCCTCCGTCGTGCTCCGCATCGGCAAGGCCACGGAACTGACCGCGGGCTCGGTAAGCTATATCGGCGGTTATAACCACGAAGCAGCTTTTTCCGTGATTCTTATCACGTGCTTGACGGTCACCTGCTTTGCCGAGCGGGTGCGGCCCGTCGTCAAGAACGGACTCATCATCGCATGCGTGGCCGGCCTCGTGCTCGCCAATTATCGGACGGCGCTTGTCGCCGTCGCGCCATTATTGCTCTTCTATCTCGGCGCGACATCCTTGCAGCGCTTCCCGTTTCGTGATCGGCCGTTCGTCATCAGCGCGCTGATCGTGATGGGGGGCGTCGCCCTCGGCCTCGCCAGCATTCTATTCGCGGAGCGCTTTCAGGATGTGGGCATCGCCGCGTCGGGTGACGTCAACTTCTTCAAGCCGCCGGAAGCGTACTCCGTCGAAGAATCCCGGCTGCTTTCCGGGCGCCCGCGCATTTGGAGCATGTACATTTTCGGCTGGTTGCGCGGCGATCTGCTCCAGCACATCATTGGGTTCGGCCCGGAATCCGGGAGCAAGGCCTATGTCGTCTACGCGCACAACACGCTGATCGGCGCGCTGTACGAGTATGGCCTGGTGGGCCTGGCCGGCCTGCTTTTCCTGTGGCTTTCGATGCTGGCCGCGGCGCTGCGCGTGCAGCATCGCCAGCGCGGCGTGCTTGTGGGCGCGCACATGACATTCCTGCTGCTCAATATGTCGACGATGCCGATGTGGATGATTGAAGGAAACATCCTCTATGGCATCATCTGCGGCTACACGCTCTACCTGCTCTCATTGCAGAGCCGCGCGCAAGCGCGCGTGAGCCAGCCACAGCAACAGCCGCCGGCGCCACAACTGGCAGGCTAA
- a CDS encoding hybrid sensor histidine kinase/response regulator, with protein MSKPSSPIRIDHLLTIAIVLVAILVLATVLVLGAGERLYQGANDERLATRSARNAAIAFASAEADAVGAQRTYLISTDRGALAAFDTAKQETLTRLSDMRRLNEGRAESLVIIDRIEARTQQLFENLDAGVASRVSRVQRDASLAEITQAIEDETEALHASIIRRADASRAHEEAERARINSLAGALALFSLITSALALLALRRERQQWLLATEAAEEARARAHASDLAKTRFLAVASHDMRQPLHALTLYLSALERRVEGAEAHDIIVKMDRATQSMVGMFSTLLDLARIQAGVVTPEFETVRVQHVIDRIVAEHPGSLVEAPPTSLVIRSDAILLERVLRNLVSNALKHGGGKARIETTALGDTVSIAVIDNGPGIAPEDQERIFEEFVRLEGRAEGLGLGLAIVKRIAELLETPIDVVSTPGQGSRFVLRTERATADPEAPSAPEAPASLNGAAILVVDDDALAREAVGRALSDLGADVRTASNEADAAETLQTGFAPRLLVMDLRIDGELAGVAIANRLREQLAPAPHVIVVTGDTGPETLELLRASGFPWLIKPVNPNDLSAAAMAQLAA; from the coding sequence TTGAGCAAGCCATCGTCGCCGATCCGCATCGACCACCTCCTCACAATTGCTATCGTTTTGGTCGCCATCCTTGTTCTGGCAACGGTGTTGGTGTTGGGCGCAGGCGAGCGGCTTTACCAGGGAGCCAACGACGAACGCCTTGCCACGCGAAGCGCCCGCAACGCCGCAATCGCGTTCGCTAGCGCGGAAGCTGACGCCGTCGGCGCCCAGCGTACATATCTGATCAGCACTGACCGAGGCGCGCTCGCGGCTTTCGATACGGCCAAACAGGAGACGCTCACCCGGCTGTCCGACATGCGCCGTCTCAACGAGGGACGCGCCGAGAGCCTCGTCATCATTGACCGCATCGAGGCGCGGACCCAGCAGTTATTCGAGAATCTCGATGCCGGCGTTGCATCCCGCGTCAGTCGGGTGCAGCGCGACGCGTCACTCGCTGAAATCACGCAAGCGATCGAGGACGAAACCGAAGCGCTCCACGCCTCGATCATCCGCCGCGCCGATGCCAGCCGCGCACACGAAGAAGCTGAGCGCGCGCGCATCAACTCGCTCGCGGGCGCATTGGCGCTGTTCTCCCTCATAACGTCCGCCCTCGCATTGTTGGCGCTCCGCCGCGAGCGTCAACAATGGCTGTTGGCGACCGAAGCGGCGGAAGAGGCGCGGGCGCGGGCGCACGCGTCGGACTTGGCGAAGACACGCTTCCTCGCCGTCGCCAGCCACGACATGCGCCAGCCGCTGCACGCGCTGACGCTTTACCTCAGCGCGCTTGAACGGCGGGTCGAGGGTGCGGAAGCGCACGACATCATCGTGAAGATGGATCGGGCGACACAATCCATGGTCGGCATGTTCTCGACGTTGCTTGACCTGGCGCGCATTCAAGCCGGGGTCGTCACGCCTGAATTCGAGACGGTGCGCGTACAGCACGTCATCGATCGCATCGTGGCCGAGCATCCGGGAAGCCTCGTTGAAGCGCCGCCGACGTCGCTGGTAATTCGCTCCGACGCGATCCTGCTGGAACGCGTGCTGCGGAACTTGGTCTCCAACGCATTGAAGCATGGTGGCGGCAAAGCGCGCATCGAAACAACGGCGCTCGGAGACACCGTCAGTATCGCAGTGATCGACAACGGCCCTGGCATCGCGCCCGAAGATCAAGAGCGGATATTCGAAGAGTTCGTGCGCCTCGAAGGCCGCGCTGAAGGGCTGGGCCTTGGGCTCGCTATCGTGAAGCGCATTGCCGAGTTGCTTGAGACGCCCATCGATGTCGTCTCAACGCCGGGTCAGGGCTCGCGCTTTGTATTGCGTACAGAACGCGCGACCGCCGATCCGGAAGCGCCATCGGCGCCGGAGGCGCCGGCGTCGTTGAACGGCGCGGCAATCCTCGTGGTTGATGACGACGCGCTCGCGCGCGAAGCGGTAGGCCGAGCGCTGAGTGATCTTGGCGCGGACGTGCGCACCGCCAGCAACGAGGCCGACGCCGCTGAAACGCTGCAAACCGGCTTCGCGCCGCGTCTCCTCGTGATGGACTTGCGCATCGATGGCGAACTTGCCGGCGTGGCGATCGCCAACAGGCTCCGCGAACAATTGGCCCCCGCCCCGCACGTGATTGTCGTCACCGGCGATACGGGCCCGGAAACACTCGAATTGCTTCGCGCGTCCGGATTTCCGTGGCTGATCAAGCCCGTCAACCCGAACGATTTAAGCGCCGCCGCGATGGCGCAGCTCGCGGCGTAA
- a CDS encoding M23 family metallopeptidase, with product MAAAFGLGLGLAWNAGLLGGGAVAEAAETAVVREEAARRAEHLAFTEAYLAHSAREFRVGSGETLAGLLTRAGASRAETNAALASLTDVYDPRRLRPGQPVSLYFSDAQLTGVAFRSEPGATVTANRTTAGEFAAREVEMPLTFEIARIAAQVETSLYSTALAKGATDREIGALADAFSYDVDFQRDVQPGDQFELVFERYYDDEGNTVRTGDLLFVSLETRQGPRNFYSFMAPGDTRPDWYDADGKSARRFLMKTPINGARLSSGFGMRRHPILGYSRMHRGTDFAAPTGTPILAAGEGTVVRAGPFSSFGNYVRIRHANGYETAYAHLSRFARGVRAGTRVRQGQIIGYVGTTGRSTGPHLHYEVLRRGQQINPINLRVANGRNLTGRSLELFEIERQRIDTLRQVRASETPAQQAALRVTRGDGGR from the coding sequence ATGGCCGCTGCTTTCGGGCTTGGGCTAGGTCTTGCGTGGAACGCAGGGCTGCTTGGCGGCGGCGCTGTGGCCGAGGCCGCGGAGACCGCTGTCGTGCGCGAGGAGGCCGCCCGGCGGGCAGAGCATCTCGCCTTTACAGAAGCTTACCTCGCCCACAGCGCGCGCGAATTCCGCGTCGGCAGTGGCGAAACGCTTGCTGGCTTGTTGACGCGCGCCGGCGCCAGCCGCGCTGAGACCAACGCCGCCCTCGCTTCGCTAACGGACGTTTACGATCCGCGCCGTCTTCGGCCCGGTCAGCCTGTTAGCTTGTATTTCTCCGATGCCCAGCTCACGGGCGTCGCCTTCCGCTCGGAGCCGGGCGCCACCGTCACCGCCAACCGCACGACAGCCGGTGAATTCGCGGCGCGTGAAGTGGAGATGCCGCTCACCTTCGAAATCGCGCGCATTGCGGCGCAGGTCGAGACGAGCCTTTATTCGACAGCACTCGCCAAGGGCGCGACCGACCGCGAAATCGGCGCGCTCGCCGACGCGTTCTCCTACGACGTCGACTTCCAGCGCGACGTGCAGCCGGGTGATCAGTTCGAACTGGTCTTCGAGCGCTATTACGACGACGAAGGCAACACCGTGCGAACAGGCGATCTTCTGTTCGTCTCGCTCGAGACGCGCCAAGGCCCGCGCAATTTCTATTCGTTCATGGCGCCCGGCGACACGCGTCCTGACTGGTACGATGCCGATGGCAAGAGCGCGCGTCGCTTCTTGATGAAGACGCCAATCAACGGCGCACGTCTCTCCTCTGGTTTCGGCATGCGCCGCCACCCGATCCTTGGCTATTCGCGCATGCATCGCGGCACTGACTTCGCGGCGCCGACGGGCACGCCGATCCTCGCGGCGGGCGAGGGTACGGTTGTTCGCGCGGGTCCATTCAGTTCGTTTGGCAATTACGTGCGCATCCGCCATGCCAATGGCTACGAGACCGCTTACGCACACTTGTCTCGCTTTGCGCGCGGCGTTCGCGCGGGAACACGCGTGCGCCAAGGTCAGATCATCGGCTACGTGGGAACCACCGGCCGTTCCACCGGTCCGCACCTGCACTACGAAGTGCTGCGCCGTGGTCAGCAGATCAACCCGATCAACCTTCGCGTCGCCAACGGACGGAACTTGACGGGACGATCACTCGAATTGTTCGAGATTGAGCGTCAACGCATTGATACTCTAAGACAGGTACGCGCCAGCGAAACGCCTGCCCAGCAGGCGGCGCTGCGCGTCACGCGCGGCGACGGCGGGCGCTAG
- a CDS encoding glycosyltransferase family 4 protein, producing the protein MSSSPNRIDPVDIFVVGARGVPDVEGGAEKNAEMLFPLVAAAGYRVTLVGLAENIKAEEFKGVRLLKAPTSRFMKTDKLLYYVTAIFMAARRRPRIVHFQGLGSALFLWAYKLMGAKTVVRYGSADYLVNKWGPIGKLGFLVAEFQLRFADAVISVTPALAERLKRRGIENNVHVIANAVGALPMGDEGAAAEPYILTVGRVTAQKNVANLIRGYKRYAATVPDAPKLVVAGGLDETGYVADLQPLLTERTVLAGKFTRSAMGPLYARSAVYVNSSLHEGSSNAVLEAISSGCPILLSDIPENRDFGLAPKHYFDPTDPVAIAAALSRALKDPQAYIADPRQFMTWENVAERTMQIYRRIAPERAPVGAGAAASLS; encoded by the coding sequence ATGTCCTCTTCGCCTAACAGGATTGATCCGGTCGACATTTTCGTCGTCGGCGCGCGCGGCGTGCCGGATGTCGAGGGCGGCGCCGAGAAAAACGCGGAGATGCTATTTCCGCTGGTGGCGGCGGCTGGCTATCGCGTGACGCTGGTGGGCTTGGCTGAGAATATCAAAGCTGAAGAATTCAAAGGCGTGCGGCTGCTGAAGGCGCCGACTTCGCGCTTCATGAAGACCGACAAGCTGCTCTACTATGTCACCGCGATCTTCATGGCGGCGCGCCGCCGCCCGCGCATCGTCCACTTCCAAGGGCTGGGTTCGGCGCTCTTCCTATGGGCCTACAAGCTCATGGGCGCGAAAACTGTCGTGCGCTACGGGTCGGCGGATTACCTGGTTAACAAGTGGGGCCCGATCGGGAAACTGGGCTTCCTGGTCGCCGAATTCCAATTGCGCTTCGCCGATGCCGTCATTTCCGTGACGCCCGCTCTGGCGGAGCGGCTGAAACGTCGCGGCATCGAGAACAACGTCCACGTCATCGCTAACGCCGTTGGCGCGCTGCCCATGGGCGATGAGGGTGCGGCCGCGGAGCCCTACATTCTGACGGTCGGCCGCGTCACGGCGCAGAAGAACGTCGCCAACCTCATTCGCGGCTACAAGCGATACGCCGCGACCGTGCCGGACGCGCCCAAGCTCGTCGTTGCTGGCGGCCTGGACGAGACAGGTTACGTCGCGGACCTACAGCCGCTCTTAACCGAGCGCACCGTTCTCGCCGGCAAGTTCACACGCAGCGCGATGGGCCCGCTTTATGCGCGTTCGGCCGTTTACGTGAATTCTTCGCTGCACGAAGGCAGCTCGAATGCGGTGCTGGAAGCGATCTCTTCGGGCTGTCCGATCCTGCTCAGCGATATTCCGGAAAATCGCGATTTCGGCCTCGCTCCGAAGCACTATTTCGATCCGACCGATCCCGTGGCCATCGCGGCGGCTCTCTCGCGCGCGTTGAAGGATCCGCAGGCCTATATCGCCGATCCGCGCCAGTTCATGACATGGGAAAACGTCGCTGAACGTACGATGCAGATCTATCGCCGCATCGCGCCGGAGCGGGCGCCCGTGGGCGCCGGCGCGGCTGCCTCACTCTCCTAG
- a CDS encoding acyltransferase family protein — protein sequence MSGSPKYRPDIDGLRALAVLPVAGFHLGFRPLGGGFVGVDVFFVISGFLIGQIILEETRAGTFTLGGFYARRIRRLFPALFVMLAVTAAVSALVLYPAYFDDFGRSLVAAAASVSNFYFLSTANYFDAAVETKPLLHTWSLAVEEQFYLTFPLIALALAKRSIAAVRGAFVAMFLVSLGWSAWTATHDSHAAFYLPHLRAWELLLGVLLALGVGLRPKTYLTRSIAAILGVALIVAPIFLYDANTVFPGLGALPPCLGAALLIVAGENGRHALMGAFCWRPTVFIGLISYSLYLWHWPIITLYQQYTGDLIIPWPLKLALLALSLAMATASWWFVERPFRRRARRAVPVLVLGGAAVASAAAVGALVVGFHGFPERFDPEVVRIASYLERPTSAAQRGKTCYLQASENRPFSDFDLEGCLRIRPAQTNILVFGDSHAQHLLSGLRSLWPSANILQATASGCRPLLGRSLRSAAACVTLKNYVYNSVITNPDIDLIIIAGRWDESHLARMERSFTALEPLASRVIIVGPIAQYDAAVPQLVALGRRFHDPGLADSHLRANIPTLDREVRRLAQRHGLTYFSAYETLCPARNCRQLNAEGVPYQYDYGHLTDEGSTFVTAHLLSDWRRSHHEPG from the coding sequence TTGAGTGGAAGTCCAAAGTATCGCCCAGATATTGACGGTCTTCGCGCCCTCGCGGTGTTGCCGGTTGCGGGATTCCATCTCGGCTTCCGCCCCCTCGGAGGCGGATTCGTCGGCGTGGACGTCTTTTTCGTCATAAGCGGGTTTTTGATCGGGCAAATCATTCTCGAGGAGACTCGCGCCGGCACGTTCACACTGGGCGGCTTCTACGCCCGTCGCATTCGTCGCCTGTTTCCGGCGCTGTTTGTTATGCTCGCAGTGACAGCAGCGGTGAGCGCACTCGTCCTCTATCCCGCCTATTTCGACGATTTCGGCCGCAGCCTGGTGGCGGCCGCAGCGTCGGTCTCGAATTTTTACTTCCTGAGCACTGCGAACTATTTCGACGCCGCGGTCGAAACCAAACCCTTGCTTCACACCTGGTCGCTCGCGGTCGAAGAGCAATTCTATCTTACCTTTCCCCTGATCGCGTTGGCCTTGGCCAAGCGTTCCATCGCGGCCGTGAGGGGCGCGTTCGTAGCTATGTTTCTCGTTTCGTTGGGCTGGAGCGCGTGGACGGCGACGCACGATTCTCACGCGGCGTTTTATCTTCCGCATCTGCGGGCCTGGGAGTTGCTGCTCGGCGTGCTGCTTGCCCTGGGCGTTGGCCTGCGACCGAAGACCTACCTAACTCGATCAATCGCCGCGATCTTGGGGGTCGCGCTCATCGTCGCGCCGATCTTTCTCTACGACGCCAACACAGTGTTCCCCGGCCTCGGCGCGCTACCACCTTGTCTGGGCGCGGCGCTGTTGATCGTCGCCGGAGAGAACGGGCGCCACGCACTTATGGGCGCGTTCTGCTGGCGGCCGACCGTCTTCATTGGCCTCATCTCCTACTCGCTCTATCTGTGGCATTGGCCGATCATCACGCTCTATCAGCAATATACGGGCGACCTCATTATTCCCTGGCCGCTCAAGCTGGCGCTCCTTGCGCTGTCTCTCGCGATGGCGACAGCCTCTTGGTGGTTCGTCGAGCGTCCGTTTAGGAGGCGCGCTCGCCGCGCCGTGCCCGTGTTGGTTCTAGGTGGAGCAGCTGTGGCGAGCGCCGCCGCCGTGGGAGCGCTGGTCGTTGGCTTCCACGGTTTTCCGGAGCGCTTTGACCCGGAGGTCGTGCGCATCGCATCTTACTTGGAACGTCCAACCTCAGCTGCGCAACGCGGCAAGACCTGCTACCTGCAGGCTTCGGAAAATCGCCCGTTCTCGGACTTCGACCTCGAAGGTTGCCTACGCATCAGGCCAGCACAGACCAACATCCTCGTGTTCGGCGACAGCCACGCCCAACATCTCCTGTCGGGTCTGCGCTCGCTTTGGCCAAGCGCGAACATCCTGCAAGCCACGGCGTCTGGATGCCGGCCTCTGCTCGGCCGGTCGCTGCGTAGCGCAGCCGCCTGTGTAACCCTCAAAAACTATGTCTATAACTCCGTCATCACCAATCCGGACATAGACCTCATCATCATCGCGGGACGTTGGGACGAGAGCCACCTTGCCCGTATGGAGAGAAGCTTCACGGCGCTTGAACCCCTCGCCTCGCGCGTCATCATTGTTGGCCCGATCGCACAATACGACGCTGCGGTCCCCCAGCTCGTCGCCCTGGGACGGCGGTTTCATGATCCGGGTCTCGCCGACAGCCACTTGCGGGCCAATATCCCCACGCTCGACCGCGAAGTTCGTCGTCTCGCACAGCGGCACGGGCTCACATATTTCTCAGCATACGAAACGCTCTGTCCGGCAAGAAATTGCCGTCAGCTCAATGCAGAGGGCGTTCCTTACCAGTACGATTATGGCCACTTGACCGACGAGGGGTCCACGTTCGTCACCGCGCACTTGTTAAGCGATTGGCGACGAAGCCACCATGAGCCAGGGTGA
- a CDS encoding response regulator, producing MPIRALIADDHELFRSGLKQLLVDVLSVEDVREAETLDQAIDMLTNDGAGDLILVDLRMPGMNGAEALSALRDGFPDAKVAVVSAWEERAEIIAALGAGVHGYIPKSLSSSEIAAAIRSILDGNIFVPPTLGRRDPGATLRPVASIDPGDKLTIRQKEVLTELLKGQASKEIARSLDIAEGTVKIHLAAIYRALGVRTRAEAIAKLKSN from the coding sequence ATGCCGATCCGCGCGTTGATTGCTGATGACCATGAGTTGTTCCGCAGCGGATTGAAGCAATTGCTCGTCGATGTCTTGAGCGTCGAAGACGTGCGCGAAGCAGAGACGCTCGATCAAGCCATCGACATGCTCACCAATGACGGCGCCGGCGATCTGATCCTGGTCGATCTACGGATGCCGGGCATGAATGGCGCCGAGGCGCTCTCGGCGCTGCGCGACGGATTTCCTGACGCCAAAGTAGCTGTAGTGTCTGCCTGGGAAGAGCGCGCCGAGATCATCGCGGCACTCGGCGCCGGCGTGCATGGATACATTCCGAAGTCGCTGTCGTCGTCCGAGATCGCCGCCGCGATCCGCTCCATCCTCGACGGAAATATCTTCGTTCCGCCGACGCTCGGCCGACGTGATCCGGGCGCCACGCTGCGGCCGGTGGCGTCAATCGATCCAGGCGACAAGCTCACCATCCGCCAAAAAGAAGTGCTGACGGAGCTTCTGAAAGGGCAGGCGAGCAAAGAGATCGCGCGCTCGCTCGATATCGCCGAGGGCACGGTGAAAATCCATCTCGCCGCGATCTACCGCGCGCTTGGCGTCCGTACGCGCGCCGAAGCGATCGCGAAGCTCAAGTCCAACTGA
- a CDS encoding response regulator gives MPSGKPLALIIEDDPGSAEALSLILRDWGADVVHGASDDTVSDALRGRHTELRWIITDFHLGAGPDGVTLVQGLAEAAPQARVLVLSGSFHGRATAAAARAGLEVMQKPARAEAIVAWLERA, from the coding sequence ATGCCTTCCGGCAAACCCCTCGCTCTGATTATTGAGGACGACCCTGGCTCAGCCGAGGCGTTGAGCCTGATCTTGCGCGATTGGGGCGCAGACGTCGTCCACGGCGCCAGCGACGACACCGTTTCCGACGCCCTTCGCGGCCGCCACACGGAACTTCGCTGGATCATCACCGATTTCCATTTGGGCGCTGGGCCTGACGGCGTTACGTTGGTGCAAGGTCTCGCCGAGGCCGCGCCGCAGGCGCGCGTGTTGGTGCTGTCCGGCTCGTTTCATGGACGCGCTACGGCGGCAGCAGCCCGAGCGGGCTTAGAGGTGATGCAGAAGCCTGCGCGCGCCGAGGCCATTGTCGCTTGGCTGGAGCGCGCCTGA